A DNA window from Candidatus Hydrogenedentota bacterium contains the following coding sequences:
- the rny gene encoding ribonuclease Y → MDPLSVALWIVAGILIGIILNAIGSRIMRRRYMSKARREAAQAISDAEREAATILKEAQTELKEQRIELRAEVEREAREQRRELVALEKRILAKEESVDKRVELLETKANEVSAKERDLTKREQALENRQEEIDRIIQEQRAKLESVSGMSAEQARRELFTQLENEVRRDTALRLKRIEDELVENSEKRAQWVISQAIQRCAADHVAESTVSVVDLPNDEMKGRIIGREGRNIRALESVTGINIIIDDTPEAVILSGFDPIRREVARITLERLIQDGRIHPARIEEVVAKVQEEMNQTIKELGEAACLETGVHGLHPEIVKLLGRLNYRTSYGQNVLRHAQEVCHLAGMMAAELGLNVQEAKRAALIHDIGKAVTHEVEGSHAAIGADFARRYGESPNIVNAIGAHHNEQEKQSVMAVLVQAADALSAARPGARRETIESYVKRLEQLEALANGFEGVEKSYALQAGREVRLAVIPEKVDDAQAAQLARDVARKVEQEMTYPGQIRVTVIRETRASETAN, encoded by the coding sequence ATGGATCCACTTTCTGTCGCACTGTGGATCGTAGCGGGCATCCTTATCGGGATCATTCTCAATGCTATCGGCAGCCGTATCATGCGGCGCCGCTACATGAGCAAGGCGCGGCGAGAAGCCGCCCAGGCTATTTCCGATGCCGAACGGGAAGCCGCGACGATTCTCAAAGAAGCACAAACCGAACTGAAGGAACAACGCATCGAACTGCGGGCCGAAGTCGAACGTGAGGCCCGCGAACAGCGCCGCGAACTCGTTGCTCTCGAAAAACGTATCCTCGCCAAGGAGGAGAGCGTCGACAAGCGCGTCGAACTCCTCGAAACCAAAGCCAACGAGGTCAGCGCCAAAGAACGCGACCTGACCAAACGCGAACAGGCCCTCGAGAACCGCCAGGAGGAAATCGACCGGATCATCCAGGAGCAGCGGGCCAAACTCGAGAGCGTGTCGGGCATGAGCGCCGAACAGGCGCGCCGGGAGCTGTTTACGCAGCTCGAGAACGAGGTCCGGCGGGACACTGCTCTGCGTCTGAAACGGATCGAAGATGAATTGGTCGAGAATTCCGAGAAACGGGCTCAGTGGGTCATCAGCCAGGCGATCCAGCGGTGCGCGGCCGACCATGTGGCCGAGAGCACGGTGTCGGTGGTAGACCTGCCGAACGATGAGATGAAAGGCCGCATCATCGGGCGTGAGGGGCGCAACATTCGCGCCCTCGAAAGCGTCACGGGGATCAATATTATCATTGACGATACCCCCGAGGCGGTCATATTGTCGGGCTTCGATCCCATCCGGCGCGAGGTGGCACGGATTACCCTTGAGCGCCTGATCCAGGACGGACGCATCCACCCCGCGCGCATCGAGGAGGTGGTCGCGAAGGTTCAGGAAGAAATGAACCAGACGATCAAGGAATTGGGCGAGGCGGCGTGCCTCGAGACGGGCGTCCACGGATTGCATCCCGAAATCGTGAAGCTTCTGGGGCGGCTGAATTACCGGACTTCGTACGGGCAGAATGTGTTGCGCCACGCGCAGGAGGTCTGCCACCTGGCGGGGATGATGGCCGCGGAACTGGGTTTGAATGTGCAAGAGGCCAAGCGTGCGGCGTTGATTCACGACATCGGCAAGGCGGTGACGCATGAGGTCGAAGGGTCGCATGCGGCTATCGGCGCGGATTTTGCCCGGCGCTACGGCGAAAGCCCGAACATCGTCAATGCGATCGGCGCGCACCATAACGAGCAGGAAAAGCAGTCCGTGATGGCGGTGCTGGTCCAGGCGGCCGACGCCCTGTCGGCGGCGCGTCCCGGCGCCCGCCGCGAGACCATTGAATCGTACGTGAAACGGCTCGAGCAATTGGAGGCCCTGGCCAACGGGTTCGAGGGCGTCGAGAAATCGTACGCTCTCCAGGCGGGCCGCGAGGTTCGGCTGGCCGTCATTCCCGAGAAGGTGGACGACGCCCAGGCGGCTCAACTTGCGCGCGACGTAGCCCGAAAGGTCGAACAGGAGATGACGTATCCGGGGCAGATCCGGGTCACGGTCATTCGCGAGACTCGTGCGAGCGAAACGGCCAATTAG
- a CDS encoding TIGR00282 family metallophosphoesterase, with protein sequence MNILFIGDIVGRPGRRSVARWLPRLRDEFAVDLVIANGENAAGGLGITPALVRELLEGGVQVITLGNHTWRKREFVKAIGSFDAVVRPANYPEGVPGKGFVAYRLDDGRTVGVVNLLGRVYMEPVLCPFAVGSRVVEELRQATPVVIVDMHAEATSEKVAMGWHLDGKCTAVIGTHTHVQTADERVLPGGTAYITDVGMTGPLDSVIGVERDLILRRFLTGMPVEFEVAAGRPALAAVVVDADDETGKARSIRRLLREDPDNE encoded by the coding sequence ATGAACATACTGTTCATCGGGGACATCGTGGGGCGGCCGGGCAGGCGGAGCGTGGCCCGCTGGCTGCCGCGTCTGCGCGACGAGTTCGCGGTTGACTTGGTGATCGCGAACGGCGAAAATGCGGCCGGGGGGCTCGGCATCACGCCGGCCTTGGTGCGCGAGCTCCTGGAAGGGGGAGTCCAGGTGATTACGTTGGGAAACCACACCTGGCGCAAGCGGGAATTTGTCAAGGCGATTGGTTCGTTTGACGCCGTCGTGCGGCCGGCGAACTACCCGGAGGGAGTCCCGGGCAAAGGGTTCGTGGCGTACCGCCTCGACGATGGCCGGACGGTAGGCGTTGTGAACCTGCTCGGGCGGGTGTACATGGAACCGGTGTTGTGCCCTTTTGCGGTAGGGTCTCGTGTAGTCGAGGAGCTTCGGCAGGCAACGCCGGTAGTTATCGTCGACATGCACGCCGAGGCGACCTCGGAGAAGGTGGCGATGGGATGGCATCTCGACGGCAAATGCACCGCGGTTATCGGAACCCATACCCATGTGCAAACGGCTGACGAGCGGGTGCTTCCAGGGGGGACGGCCTACATCACCGATGTGGGCATGACGGGCCCCCTGGACTCGGTCATCGGCGTCGAGCGCGACCTGATCCTGCGGCGTTTCTTGACAGGGATGCCCGTGGAATTCGAGGTGGCCGCCGGGCGGCCTGCGCTGGCCGCCGTGGTTGTGGATGCGGACGACGAGACGGGGAAAGCGCGCTCGATAAGGCGGCTGTTGCGCGAAGACCCGGACAATGAGTAA
- the smc gene encoding chromosome segregation protein SMC, which produces MYFKQLELSGFKSFADHTVVRFEPGVTVIVGPNGCGKSNILDAMKWCLGEQRAKELRGSLMQDVIFNGSENRNPTGMAEVTLLFDNSDSNLPVDFAEVAVTRRLYRSGESEYLLNSAPCRLKDIQELFMDTGIGTSAYSMVGQGKMDLILSSKPEDRRFLFEEAAGIIKYKNRKRAALRKLESAENNLLRLSDIIAEVQRQMRSLKRQVNAAIRYRELTAMLRDIEIRAAWLKYRTLTSEIDELKKRFAEATDEYEAASTKTSELEARFEELGLAKLEQDRVLLARREGVHQIDSEMEKLEREIALTRQQMAFSEEQEKRAETESADFEQRAEAIADHIERTRAARENAQGELDACSAAIEAKAQEHGALTGKVAEADVQLEAKRALAVEKMNTRAKAATELETLAVTIFNIESQLESIYENQKRIGQRREELLEALGQQRGQEAEKQARLTESEAGRTRTQRAQADKTQALRSLDQEWQSLREKKSSLAARLTSLRELRDNYEGFAAGVRAVMRAKADGQGGMQDIIGPVGDLLSTGKEYERAIEAALGGNINNVVTEHAGAAKGAIEFLKENQAGRVTFLPLDILRSPIREALSLTGRQGVVGDAISFVQFDGHIRPAVEYLLRDTVVVETLDDAIRIAREEQSYPRLVTLDGEVVQSSGAVTGGRTRHDRGGLLGRSAEIAELEKQLIELEGQLSEMADSGQALGAEIQELTSQIHAFEAAESAIRRELGDIGVAIARQSAELDGLVQSAQELDAQRDELCTRRDGLEDQRRQASARADTMASDDEAIQHEIAEAQESASRARQALSVCASQLADLRVRQAGIAQRIQEIDRDVEREQARREEALDEARRRRETIVSQQETRKRLEGDIRLHLERSSALSESKEQARKKVIDAENQRQTLLDESETLEKELRELRETARGAQSRVHETELALRQREDRVGFFQERILDEYNIALASLREDEVGTDEYSLEERDKLVNDVRGRLQRMGEVNLMAIEEYEALEKRESFLTTQYNDLQSARETLLGVIARSDKKILSMFMETFTLVGDHFRNYFRTMFSGGQARIYLLDEDDPLESGIEIEARPPGKKLQSISLLSGGEQAMTALALLFSIFRAKPSPFCVLDEVDAPLDDANIGRFLSMLDEFTKESQFVVISHNKQTMARGDALYGVTMQERGVSQLVSVRFKDGKEPADSAA; this is translated from the coding sequence ATGTATTTCAAGCAGTTAGAATTATCCGGATTCAAGTCGTTTGCTGACCATACCGTGGTTCGGTTCGAGCCGGGGGTTACCGTAATCGTCGGACCCAACGGGTGCGGAAAGAGCAATATCCTCGACGCGATGAAGTGGTGTCTGGGCGAGCAGCGGGCAAAGGAATTGCGCGGCTCGCTCATGCAGGACGTGATATTCAACGGCAGCGAGAACCGTAATCCGACGGGGATGGCGGAGGTTACGCTCCTTTTTGACAATTCCGATTCGAACCTGCCGGTCGATTTTGCCGAGGTGGCCGTTACCCGCCGCCTATACCGCTCCGGGGAAAGCGAATACCTCCTCAACAGCGCGCCCTGCCGCTTGAAGGATATCCAGGAACTGTTCATGGATACCGGCATCGGGACGAGCGCCTACTCGATGGTCGGTCAGGGCAAGATGGACTTGATCCTGAGTTCGAAGCCCGAAGACCGGCGGTTCTTGTTCGAGGAAGCGGCGGGGATTATCAAGTATAAGAACCGGAAGCGGGCGGCCCTTCGCAAACTCGAGTCCGCGGAAAACAACCTGTTGCGGCTCAGCGACATTATCGCCGAGGTACAGCGCCAGATGCGTTCCCTGAAACGCCAGGTGAACGCGGCCATACGGTACCGCGAGCTGACGGCCATGCTCCGCGACATCGAGATCCGGGCGGCCTGGCTGAAGTACAGGACGTTGACTTCGGAAATCGACGAGTTGAAGAAACGGTTCGCGGAGGCGACCGACGAATACGAAGCCGCCTCGACGAAAACCTCGGAACTTGAGGCGCGTTTCGAAGAACTGGGCCTGGCCAAACTCGAACAGGACCGCGTGTTGCTGGCGCGCCGCGAGGGAGTCCACCAGATCGACTCTGAAATGGAGAAGCTCGAGCGCGAGATCGCGCTTACCCGCCAGCAGATGGCGTTTTCGGAAGAACAGGAGAAGCGCGCCGAGACGGAGAGCGCTGATTTTGAGCAGCGCGCCGAGGCAATCGCGGACCATATCGAACGTACGCGCGCCGCGCGCGAGAACGCACAGGGCGAATTGGACGCCTGTTCGGCGGCCATCGAGGCCAAGGCCCAGGAGCACGGCGCGCTGACCGGCAAGGTGGCGGAAGCCGACGTGCAACTCGAGGCCAAGCGAGCGCTGGCTGTCGAAAAAATGAATACACGCGCGAAGGCGGCGACGGAACTCGAGACCCTGGCCGTCACTATCTTCAACATCGAGTCCCAACTGGAATCCATTTACGAGAACCAGAAGCGTATCGGGCAACGGCGCGAGGAATTGCTCGAAGCGCTCGGGCAACAGCGCGGCCAGGAGGCGGAGAAACAGGCGCGTCTCACCGAGTCCGAGGCCGGCCGGACGCGTACCCAGCGCGCTCAGGCCGACAAAACCCAGGCACTGCGGTCCCTCGACCAGGAGTGGCAGTCGCTTCGTGAAAAGAAGAGCAGCCTCGCTGCGCGCCTGACGTCTCTGCGCGAATTGCGGGACAATTACGAGGGGTTTGCCGCGGGCGTGCGGGCGGTCATGCGGGCGAAAGCCGATGGCCAGGGCGGGATGCAGGACATCATCGGCCCCGTCGGCGATCTGCTGTCCACGGGCAAGGAGTACGAGCGCGCGATCGAGGCGGCCCTAGGCGGCAATATCAACAACGTGGTGACGGAACATGCGGGGGCGGCCAAGGGAGCGATAGAGTTTCTGAAAGAGAACCAAGCCGGGCGCGTCACATTTCTGCCCCTGGACATTCTGCGTTCCCCCATTCGCGAGGCGCTGTCGCTTACGGGCCGTCAGGGCGTGGTCGGAGATGCCATATCGTTTGTCCAGTTCGACGGCCACATCCGTCCGGCCGTCGAGTACCTTTTGCGGGATACCGTCGTTGTTGAAACGCTTGATGACGCGATTCGAATTGCCCGCGAGGAACAGTCTTACCCGAGACTGGTTACCCTCGACGGGGAAGTCGTGCAGTCTTCGGGCGCGGTGACCGGCGGCCGCACGCGTCATGACCGCGGCGGGTTGCTCGGACGCAGCGCGGAAATCGCCGAGCTGGAAAAGCAGCTGATCGAGCTCGAGGGCCAGCTCTCCGAAATGGCCGATAGTGGGCAGGCTCTGGGGGCTGAAATACAGGAATTGACCAGCCAAATCCACGCGTTTGAAGCAGCAGAAAGCGCGATTCGGCGCGAACTGGGCGACATCGGGGTGGCCATCGCCCGGCAAAGCGCCGAGCTGGACGGCCTGGTCCAGAGCGCGCAAGAACTTGATGCGCAGCGCGACGAGCTTTGCACGCGCCGCGACGGCCTTGAGGACCAGCGCAGACAAGCCTCCGCGCGCGCCGATACGATGGCCAGCGACGACGAAGCGATTCAACACGAGATCGCCGAAGCCCAGGAAAGCGCGTCCCGGGCGCGGCAGGCTCTGTCGGTGTGTGCGAGCCAGCTTGCCGACCTGCGCGTGCGCCAGGCAGGCATTGCTCAGCGCATCCAGGAAATCGACCGCGATGTCGAGCGCGAACAGGCGCGGCGCGAGGAGGCGTTGGACGAGGCCCGCCGCCGCCGCGAAACCATTGTGAGCCAGCAAGAGACGCGAAAACGGCTGGAAGGGGACATCCGTCTGCACCTGGAACGGTCCAGCGCGTTGTCGGAGAGCAAGGAACAGGCCCGCAAGAAGGTCATCGATGCGGAAAATCAGCGGCAAACGCTGCTGGATGAAAGCGAGACCCTCGAGAAGGAGTTGCGGGAACTGCGCGAAACAGCCCGCGGCGCCCAGTCGCGGGTTCACGAGACCGAACTCGCCCTGCGCCAGCGTGAAGACCGTGTTGGCTTCTTTCAGGAACGCATTCTCGATGAGTACAACATAGCGCTGGCATCGTTGCGTGAAGACGAGGTGGGAACAGACGAGTATTCCCTCGAAGAACGCGACAAGCTCGTGAACGACGTGCGGGGCCGGCTGCAACGCATGGGCGAAGTCAATCTTATGGCCATTGAGGAATACGAAGCCCTCGAGAAACGCGAGAGCTTCCTGACGACCCAATACAACGACCTGCAGAGCGCCCGCGAGACCCTTCTGGGAGTCATAGCCCGCAGCGACAAGAAGATCCTCTCTATGTTCATGGAGACCTTCACTCTTGTCGGCGACCATTTCCGCAACTATTTTCGCACGATGTTCAGCGGCGGACAGGCCCGCATATACCTGCTTGACGAAGACGACCCGCTCGAGAGCGGCATCGAGATCGAGGCGCGGCCGCCCGGGAAGAAACTTCAGAGCATTTCCCTGTTGTCGGGCGGCGAGCAGGCCATGACCGCGCTTGCGCTTCTCTTCAGCATCTTCCGTGCAAAGCCGAGCCCCTTCTGCGTGCTCGACGAAGTCGATGCGCCGCTGGACGACGCCAACATCGGGCGTTTCCTGAGCATGCTCGACGAATTCACGAAGGAAAGCCAGTTCGTCGTCATCTCCCATAACAAACAGACCATGGCCCGCGGCGACGCCCTTTACGGCGTGACGATGCAGGAGCGGGGCGTGTCGCAGCTCGTGTCCGTGCGGTTCAAAGACGGTAAGGAACCGGCCGATTCAGCCGCCTGA
- a CDS encoding VCBS repeat-containing protein yields the protein MLAVLLAIVSGATFQVEAPGFAQPWANAPAQFDITEFGPGVMARAFDGGSGQEIPAKVQQQLDKRYLYWTRTDDGSRACVYTVETEAAPAATPVFVGAGDMLAYGRPGVVADLGVGLWATAMPIDWDADGDWDLLYSCQDKPQSGVYLYIQESQGVFRQMRRLADGVSYCALADMNGDGEEDLLGGESWWASVRNPDAWTKHDGPFKKPEGRVRAFLSRQVDWDGDGVLDVIRALGDWEEYGWDMGFDAAGNWTRGPLHGYLWFHKNTGTNQSPVYAEGIRLEADDTPIDVYGNPCPCIADWDGDGDLDLLCGEFRDEFTYFENVGTRTNPRLAPPQPAMTRDGRLKIDLCMMNPLPCDWNGDGQVDLVVGQEDGRVSVILNLGVNRGAPLFAAEFFLKEIDPPIKSGVLVTPWLDAETGELYCGNSAGYIEVFRVRDGAYLEGQYLRQGRVPFRIQAGYNLSVQGPAEEKWGYTVPCLGDLNGDGQKELVVNSIVGCIERLLLQRIGLVEREAVRVAWPGEPPYPAWNWWKPGPDQLVVQWRSRPNVLDWDADGRQDLISIDHEGYLAFYRNAGEVLEPGKRVFLDEKGEPLRLNDGEGGKSGRAGVHLVDWDGDGDLDLLRNTQNTGWFENTGDNRYVWRGDFTMRALAGHNTAPQAVDWNADGKLDLIVGAEDGRIYCYHRAALEQPDKLDAKKK from the coding sequence ATGCTCGCTGTGTTGCTGGCCATCGTATCAGGAGCTACGTTTCAGGTGGAGGCGCCGGGGTTTGCCCAGCCGTGGGCCAACGCGCCCGCGCAATTCGACATCACGGAATTCGGCCCGGGCGTGATGGCCCGGGCGTTTGATGGCGGTTCCGGGCAGGAAATCCCCGCCAAGGTGCAGCAGCAACTCGATAAACGCTACCTGTACTGGACGCGCACGGATGACGGGTCGCGCGCATGTGTATACACCGTCGAGACGGAAGCCGCCCCGGCCGCAACCCCTGTGTTCGTGGGGGCGGGCGATATGCTGGCCTACGGACGCCCGGGCGTGGTGGCGGATCTGGGGGTGGGTCTCTGGGCGACCGCGATGCCTATCGACTGGGACGCCGACGGTGATTGGGACCTCCTCTACAGTTGCCAGGACAAGCCGCAGAGCGGCGTTTACCTGTACATCCAGGAGTCCCAGGGCGTCTTCCGCCAAATGCGGCGATTGGCGGACGGCGTGTCGTATTGCGCGCTGGCCGACATGAACGGCGATGGCGAAGAAGATTTGCTCGGCGGCGAATCCTGGTGGGCGAGCGTGCGCAATCCGGACGCGTGGACCAAGCACGACGGTCCGTTCAAGAAGCCCGAGGGACGCGTCCGCGCGTTCTTGTCGCGCCAAGTGGACTGGGACGGCGACGGCGTGCTCGACGTGATTCGAGCCCTTGGCGACTGGGAAGAATATGGCTGGGATATGGGATTTGACGCGGCCGGCAACTGGACTCGCGGCCCGCTGCACGGGTACCTCTGGTTTCACAAGAATACTGGCACGAACCAGAGCCCGGTGTACGCGGAGGGCATCCGCCTGGAAGCCGACGACACGCCGATCGACGTGTACGGCAACCCGTGTCCGTGCATTGCGGACTGGGACGGCGACGGCGACCTCGATCTTCTCTGCGGCGAATTTCGCGACGAGTTTACCTATTTCGAGAATGTCGGCACGCGTACCAACCCCCGTCTCGCGCCGCCGCAGCCCGCGATGACGCGCGACGGCCGCCTCAAGATCGATTTGTGCATGATGAACCCGCTCCCGTGCGACTGGAACGGCGACGGGCAGGTCGACCTCGTAGTCGGCCAGGAAGACGGGCGCGTCAGCGTTATCCTGAATCTGGGCGTCAACCGGGGCGCGCCCTTGTTTGCCGCCGAGTTCTTCCTGAAGGAAATCGACCCGCCCATCAAGTCGGGCGTATTAGTGACGCCGTGGCTTGATGCCGAGACCGGCGAACTCTATTGCGGAAACTCGGCCGGCTATATCGAGGTGTTCCGTGTGCGGGACGGCGCGTATCTCGAGGGGCAGTATCTGCGCCAGGGGCGCGTCCCCTTCCGCATCCAGGCGGGATACAACCTCAGCGTGCAGGGTCCCGCCGAAGAAAAATGGGGGTATACGGTCCCGTGTTTGGGGGACCTGAACGGCGACGGGCAAAAGGAGCTCGTCGTCAACTCGATCGTCGGCTGCATCGAACGGCTGTTGCTTCAACGCATCGGACTGGTTGAGCGCGAGGCCGTCCGGGTGGCGTGGCCAGGCGAACCGCCGTATCCCGCGTGGAACTGGTGGAAGCCGGGGCCCGACCAGCTCGTCGTACAATGGCGCAGCCGGCCCAATGTGTTGGATTGGGACGCCGACGGCCGGCAGGACCTGATCAGCATCGATCACGAAGGCTATCTGGCCTTCTACCGGAACGCGGGCGAGGTGTTGGAACCCGGGAAACGGGTGTTTCTCGATGAGAAGGGCGAACCCCTCCGCTTGAACGACGGCGAGGGCGGCAAGAGCGGCCGCGCCGGCGTTCATCTGGTCGACTGGGACGGCGACGGCGACCTGGATCTCCTCCGAAACACCCAAAACACGGGCTGGTTCGAAAACACCGGCGATAACCGCTACGTGTGGCGGGGCGATTTCACGATGCGCGCGCTGGCAGGCCACAACACCGCGCCCCAGGCCGTCGATTGGAACGCTGACGGCAAGCTCGACCTCATCGTGGGCGCCGAAGACGGCCGCATCTACTGCTATCACCGGGCCGCCCTCGAACAACCCGACAAGCTCGACGCGAAAAAGAAATGA
- a CDS encoding pyridoxal phosphate-dependent aminotransferase: protein MRRNIVHEGATNLSYAIREIVTVAHEIRDLGQPIVWENIGDPIEKGERVPAWMSQVIKELVDDPKSWGYCDTAGVPETRRFLADLVNLRPGGVQVSTNDIIFFNGLGDAVAKVYGFLRREARVLGPSPAYSTHSSAEAAHSGYSHVTYELDPYNGWLPDVDDIRKKVKYNDSIAGILLLSPDNPTGAVYPRPILEEIAEIAREHRLFVIADEIYVHIVYNGNPRMHMSEWIGDVPALAMRGISKEYPWPGSRCGWLEVLNKNRDENFGRYVDSLLAAKRLEVCSTTLPQMSIPRVMGDPRYPEHLAKRAAMFDKRADEAMAVFAGCDSVIVIKPGGAFYFTVMFKPGVLNDHQTLRIANDRVRRRIEEMVKGVPPDRRFVYYLMGATGIVVVPLSGFQSSHDGFRITTLETDDRRRTWIYETVRDAIDEYVSS, encoded by the coding sequence GTGCGACGCAATATTGTTCATGAAGGCGCCACCAATCTAAGCTACGCCATCCGTGAGATCGTCACGGTGGCCCACGAGATACGCGATCTGGGGCAGCCCATCGTCTGGGAGAACATCGGCGACCCCATCGAGAAGGGCGAACGGGTGCCCGCCTGGATGAGTCAGGTCATCAAAGAGCTTGTCGACGACCCCAAATCCTGGGGCTATTGCGATACGGCCGGCGTTCCCGAGACGCGGCGGTTCCTGGCCGACCTGGTCAACCTGCGCCCGGGCGGGGTGCAGGTGAGCACCAACGACATCATTTTCTTTAACGGTCTGGGAGACGCCGTAGCGAAAGTCTACGGATTCCTGCGGCGGGAAGCCCGGGTGTTGGGGCCGTCCCCCGCGTACAGCACACACTCGTCCGCCGAAGCGGCACATTCGGGTTACAGCCATGTCACCTACGAACTTGACCCTTATAACGGATGGCTGCCCGATGTCGACGATATCCGCAAGAAGGTGAAATACAACGATTCCATTGCGGGAATCTTGCTGCTTTCGCCCGACAATCCCACCGGGGCCGTATATCCCCGTCCGATTCTGGAGGAGATTGCCGAGATCGCCCGCGAACACCGCTTGTTCGTGATCGCCGACGAGATATACGTCCACATCGTGTACAACGGCAATCCGCGCATGCACATGAGCGAATGGATTGGCGACGTACCGGCCCTTGCCATGCGCGGCATCAGCAAGGAATACCCCTGGCCCGGTTCGCGCTGCGGCTGGCTGGAGGTGCTCAACAAGAACCGCGACGAAAATTTCGGGCGCTACGTCGACAGTCTTCTCGCCGCAAAACGTCTTGAGGTGTGCTCGACAACGCTTCCGCAGATGTCCATCCCGCGCGTCATGGGAGACCCGCGCTATCCCGAACACCTGGCGAAACGTGCCGCCATGTTCGACAAGCGCGCCGACGAGGCTATGGCAGTCTTCGCCGGCTGCGACTCCGTCATCGTCATCAAACCCGGCGGGGCGTTCTACTTCACCGTCATGTTCAAGCCGGGCGTCTTGAACGACCATCAAACCCTGCGAATCGCAAACGACCGCGTGCGGCGGCGCATCGAAGAAATGGTGAAAGGCGTTCCGCCGGACCGGCGCTTCGTCTATTACCTCATGGGGGCCACCGGCATCGTCGTGGTTCCCCTCTCAGGGTTCCAGAGCAGCCACGACGGATTCCGGATAACCACACTCGAGACCGATGACCGGCGCCGCACCTGGATCTACGAAACCGTCCGCGACGCCATCGACGAGTACGTATCAAGTTAG
- a CDS encoding GxxExxY protein — MNPPKQNETGSIIVDCAVALHRETGPGLLETVYEAALAQDLEARGLRVARQVPTPIELRRLRFDEGSRADLIVEDAVLVELKSVEKATKAHHKQAVTYPRLTGIRLGCLLDFGEALMSDGIPRIIDGDVESIPLSRRRHFSRVLSVSV; from the coding sequence TTGAATCCTCCGAAACAGAACGAGACAGGAAGCATCATTGTGGATTGCGCCGTGGCGCTTCATCGAGAGACGGGTCCCGGGCTCTTGGAAACAGTGTATGAAGCGGCTCTTGCGCAGGATTTGGAGGCCCGGGGCCTGCGCGTGGCACGTCAAGTTCCCACCCCCATCGAGCTTCGCAGGCTCCGGTTCGACGAAGGGTCTCGTGCGGACCTCATCGTGGAGGACGCCGTTCTTGTGGAACTCAAATCCGTGGAGAAGGCCACGAAGGCGCACCATAAGCAGGCGGTGACCTATCCGCGGCTGACGGGTATCAGACTCGGCTGTCTACTCGACTTCGGCGAGGCTTTGATGAGCGACGGCATTCCCCGCATCATAGACGGGGATGTTGAGTCGATTCCGCTTTCGCGCAGGCGCCATTTCTCCCGTGTCCTTTCCGTCTCTGTGTGA
- a CDS encoding biotin transporter BioY codes for MDTLHTLPVATSAEKERSAVLDVLAVAGLMTLGAWIRIPLPFTPVPMTLQTFPVLVGAFLVSRNRAMAGVLLYMVLGLAGAPVLAVGTTFGVTFGYLAGFVAAPWVVSRFRSPLAGIIAATAVIYVFGAAWLSLYTGFSAAAALMLGVAPFLPGDAIKAAAAYAVIRRISR; via the coding sequence ATGGACACATTGCACACGCTTCCAGTCGCAACGTCTGCCGAGAAGGAGCGCTCGGCGGTCCTGGATGTCCTGGCCGTAGCAGGTCTCATGACTCTTGGCGCATGGATACGGATTCCCTTGCCGTTCACACCCGTGCCCATGACCCTCCAGACCTTTCCGGTGCTGGTGGGGGCGTTTCTGGTGAGCCGCAACCGCGCCATGGCGGGCGTCCTGCTTTACATGGTGCTGGGGCTTGCCGGGGCGCCGGTGCTGGCTGTCGGGACAACGTTCGGGGTCACATTCGGTTACCTTGCCGGGTTCGTTGCGGCACCGTGGGTGGTGTCGCGTTTCCGCAGCCCTCTGGCGGGCATCATTGCCGCCACGGCCGTGATTTATGTTTTTGGCGCGGCATGGTTGAGCCTGTACACGGGTTTTTCCGCCGCCGCCGCGCTGATGCTGGGCGTCGCGCCATTCCTGCCCGGAGACGCGATCAAGGCTGCCGCGGCCTACGCTGTCATCCGGCGGATATCCCGCTGA